In Zingiber officinale cultivar Zhangliang chromosome 1A, Zo_v1.1, whole genome shotgun sequence, the DNA window GCGCGGAGGCGGCCGATGAGGGCGTCGAGGGAGCCCCAGGCCTGGCGGAGCGGGCAGGAGCAACGGGCGGGCGGGCCGGGCCGGCCGAAGAAGCCGCAGCTAGGCACGTGGACCTTGGTCTTCCCGAACTGGTCGAGGTAGCGCATGAACTCGATGACCTGAGCGCCGCCGCAGGCCGCCAGGGCCAGCGGCGGCCTCAGGTTCCGCAGGTACTGCAGGAAGGTATGCCAGTCCCGGCGCTTCTGCGACTCGTAGCGGCTGGGGAGCGAGGGGGCAGCGAGGCGAGCATCCGCCGCTGGCGCCGGGGAGGAGCCACGGCCCTCCGGCGGGGGTAACGCGTCGGAGTCCGGGGAGATGGGATCCATGCACAGAGCGATCGACGACGACTCCTCGATCGCTTAGCAACAGGCGAAAGGAGTGGCAAAGTAATCGAAGAAATTGACTAAAGAGAACCATTTTACTTTTCCCCCcgtaaatttttaatatattttttttcgtaAATTGTCGAtcaaaggtaacaaaaattaagatttttcaCATGGTGGCGGGCCCCGCCACATGGTCAAACAGGAGGATTGACTCCATGTTCTTTTATTCAACGGAGCCAATTTTTCTGTTGTACTTGATGTCCATGGGATCGCCAACATTAATATTCGGTAGGCTTCCCTTTCAATGCTATTCCATGTCTTTGACCAAATCTTGACCCTGAAAGTGAAAGATTCGAGAGCCATAGGAGGATTGATTAAATCTCTCCGTCGCATATTATTCgatgaattttaaatttacttaCTGTAAAACAGAGCAATTGTTGGAAATTATTCAAAGGAACTAAACGATGAAAAAGCCGAATCATTCTCCTTTTTGCTGTTCGAGTGGAAAGAGCCTGGTGCCTCAATTATTCTCCAGGGTGTAGCTGTCTCGGCGTGTGCGACAGATGTAGGTCAACGTAGGGGGGTGACCTTCAGAGCCTAATTGCCTAATTATTTGAGGAATatttcttaaattaatttaattataaattttatgggATTAACTTTAATACTGTATTTTTTTAGTTTCAAATTTAATGTATGTAATTAATGacacaactttgaattaatttaaaaaattggtATTCCATCTTGGCAGTTATGGTATTCAATCTTGGCAGAGGGTGATAGATTATTAGAacatccacatcatataccctattcaaaaattttgttttaaattttagatagggtaGCTAAAAAATCTTTACATCATCTACCCTATCGATTCCCTAAATTATACATTTATGAACAGTACttctttaaatttagggaatgtattccattccctaaacattatagaggagagagaaaaaataggGAAGCTAATATATGATGTATTGAAAagtggatatccaaatttaataaagtaatttttttaccctaaattatgtattttagatAGGGAAGCTAGTGTGGATGATCTTAGGATAGAGATTCCTATTTACTAATCGTTTGACGGTCGACTATAAATTAATCTTATGATTTATCTCTCTTCACATAACTTTGGACGTGCTGTGAGGGATGCTtgtgttatatttgagaggtatTCTAAGGCAATTATTTTATGAAATAtgctatttattggataaataaatattcattaCTCGAGTTCACATTTTATGTAgaatctgttggaccccgtggtagt includes these proteins:
- the LOC121999770 gene encoding protein G1-like7, with product MDPISPDSDALPPPEGRGSSPAPAADARLAAPSLPSRYESQKRRDWHTFLQYLRNLRPPLALAACGGAQVIEFMRYLDQFGKTKVHVPSCGFFGRPGPPARCSCPLRQAWGSLDALIGRLRAAFEESGGRPEASPFAARAVRVYLREVRESQAKARGITYEKKKRKRMPAEAEAPASSSSSSLSSAAAMSTGATERSAGDVPPGGSS